The SAR324 cluster bacterium genome segment GTATCTAGGAGTAAGTCAGAGATCGATCAAGTAGTTTCTACCATTTCTGAGCTTGGCGGAAGTGCACTCTCACTCCAATTAGATGTGCAAAATCTAGCAGATCATGATCAGGTTCTGAATACAATTTTAAGCGAGTTTGGTTCTGTCGATATACTTATCAACAATGCTGGCCTCAATAAAAGGCAACTTTTTGAAAAAGTGAGTGAGGAAAATTTTGATTTGGTTTTTAACGTGAATTTCAAAGGTCCTTTTTTCCTCGCTAAGCAAGTGTCTAAAATTATGCGCGGACAAAAATCAGGAAAAATTATCAACATTGGTTCACTCGCCGCTTCCTACTCAATGTCCCAAATCTCTGTTTATGCTGCCGCAAAAGCAGCTCTGTTACGCTTAACCAAATCACTTGCTCTTGAACTTGGCTCTCAAAACATTCAGGTCAATGCCATATGTCCAGGTTTTATAAAAACTCCACTTACAGAAAAGCTTTGGTCTGATGAAAATATGAAAAATTGGGCTTTCAAGAGAATTCCTGCACAAAGATTAGGACTTCCTGAAGACATATTAGGTACAGCCATTTATCTCTCTTCTGCTGCGTCAGACTACGTTAATGGACAATGCATTTATGTTGATGGCGGATACTTGTCCGGTGAGTTTTGGCCGTTACCAGAAGCTGCTACTTCTTAAATTTATTTATATAAAGAAAACATATTTGGCTT includes the following:
- a CDS encoding glucose 1-dehydrogenase, which produces MVSLNNLSSSSLFSVEQKVVLISGAGRGIGKALALYFGQIGAKVVCVSRSKSEIDQVVSTISELGGSALSLQLDVQNLADHDQVLNTILSEFGSVDILINNAGLNKRQLFEKVSEENFDLVFNVNFKGPFFLAKQVSKIMRGQKSGKIINIGSLAASYSMSQISVYAAAKAALLRLTKSLALELGSQNIQVNAICPGFIKTPLTEKLWSDENMKNWAFKRIPAQRLGLPEDILGTAIYLSSAASDYVNGQCIYVDGGYLSGEFWPLPEAATS